The sequence below is a genomic window from Anaerocolumna chitinilytica.
ATTCCTTCCTTTAGTTTACCAATATCCTTATTGCTGACATAAATATTAGCCTTATAGCTGCTCTCATTATCCGGCATAATCGTCATAACTGTAACACCAGCATTCAGGGTATCACCTTTTACCAGCTCCACACTACTGTTCGCAACTCCGGACCTTGCTGCTTTTACAGTAGCTTCCTTTATCTGAAAATCAAGTTTTTCAATGGCTGCTGTAAGCTCATCTTTTTTATCTACGTCTTCTTTTATATTATTAAGGGTAGTACTAATCTCTGTGTTTATATATTCTTCCAAAGAGGCATCTGTCTTTTTGTTTGCTCCCGTCCGTAGGGACTTGTCATTTTCCAATTTCAGATTGTTTAGATTATCGGTAAGTGATAAGGTGCTATCCTTTAAAGCAGTAATTTTACTTCGCAGATCCACCAGATAATTTAGTCTAAAATTGAGTAAAGCGTTTCCTCTTTCCTCTTCATTCTTAGAGAGAAGCGCTCCCTTCGTCAAAGTGCTTTTCTTTGACAGTTTTAGTTCCTCTATACTTTTCTCTGTTTCAGTGATGCTGTTTTTAATGTCCTTTAAACAGGAGGTCTTATATGCATCAATTGCTCTCCTTGCATCCTGAACCTTGGTTTCTGATTGTTCAACCTCCCATTCAGTAACTGCAAGCCCCTCAAGAGCTTTATTAATCTCATAGTCCTCTTTTGCCTGTTTATAACCGGCACTCAGTTCTTCCTGCTTACTCTGATATTCATCGTACTGCAGACTGTAGCTGCTGCTGTCTGTAAACAGGTCTTTCCCCTGTTCTATACTTTGCATCAATAGATTTAAGCCATGCTTTCTCTCGGAATAATAATCCAGAGAGTCCACCACACCCTCTGCAGTGGTCGATAACTGTATCTCTAATTTGGCACTGTCATATTTTTGAACCAGGGTTTTATAATCACTCAGATACTTGGTATAGAGGTCGTAGTATTCCTTCTCACTGCCTGAATTCAAGAAGGGATTTTTCTCCGTGTTAACTGCTTCTTCAAGCTTCTCAAGATTATGCAGCCGTTCCTTTTCACTTGCTATCTGCTTCTTGATAGAGACTTGATTCAGATGTCTCGCTTTTTCTTTATAATCGACATCCTTTTCAGATATGATATAATTTATGTAAAAACTACGGTATTTTAAGTAGTATTCTTCTTCGCTCTTAGGGAAATAATTCTTGCCATCTTCAACAGACTTCTTATAGGTCTGCAGATTGTCGATCTCCTTTGTAAGTTCTGTCAGTTGTGCTTCATAGTAAGTCTTTTGCTTTAACAGGTCTTCATGTTCGATAACATAAAGGATGTCTCCCTTTGTTACCTTCTGTCCATCCTGAATATTAACCTTCTTAATCGTTCCGGCAAAATTATTTACAACTGTTGCCACCTGATTATTGGGGCGCAGAATCCCTTCAGACTTCACAACAACGTCTATCCTGCCAAAATACATCCAGATAAGTGCAATGACAAAAATTCCAAGCACAAGATAAACAAACAGGGAAAGAAATATATTTGGCTTTGACTCGTACACTTCCCTGCTGTCTGACATTTCATTTAAATTCAGTATAATTGGTTTCATTGGTAAACTCTTTCTGCTTTTGTGTTATTGAGCGCATAACTATATGAGGAATTTAACATTTTCTTAGACGCCAGACAATATGAATGTGCTATTTGGTAAGAAATGCGTGGTGATTGGCAGAATTGATATCTATTTTATAGAGAAAGGATGAAGACAATAGCCAGAATAATAAAAATAACGGCTGATATGATAGCCATAAATTTAGCTGTTCTATTTTCGGCAGCCTTACCCTCAAATACTTCTCTCTTTCTTCTGATGATGAAAAAAGTGAGCAACTGCAGAATAAAGGCAACGCCATAACATACCTGCGGTATAGGCAGTAGTTTAGTTAGACCGGAGGTTTTTTCTATTGTATTGATTATAAGTCCAACTGCTAAGAAAATGCATGATACGATGGATAATACCTGATATCTCATAAGCTTTTTCATAAGATTAACCTAACGTGTAATATGTATTATACGCCTTTCTGTTTCATATTGATTTTTTTTCGTTTCGCCTTGGGATATTTCGTAATAATCAGTAGAAAACCTATTGTTACTGCTAAAAATGTGAAGCCCAACAGAAACTGTCCGATAACACTATAGTTAACTATATTAAACTTATAATATACCTCCAGAACCACCAGCAGATTATTGAGTGAATGCATTAGCATACAACAATAAATATTGAATTCTTTATAAACAATTCCCAAAATAAAGGCAAAGAACGTAAGAAAAATAAAAGCATATATATCAAAATGCAAAACTCCAAATATAATAGCCTGAATCATATTGGCGACTAGAAAGGAGTATTTTCTGTTAAGTTGTTTCAGAAGAATACCTCTGAATAATAATTCCTCTGAAATAGGTGCAAAAATTACGGCTGAAACTATCTCTATCCCCTTAAAGTGGTACTGGGAGCTATGACCTGGAAACAAAAATGATAACAAGTTTTCTTCGGAAATACTATAACAAACTAAAATCATGCAGGTAAAGAATATCATATATGTAATCTGTTTAAAGGAATATTTGCGCTTGCTATTTAACTGTATTTTCGTATGTTCTTTATGCAGAATATATATCAATGTGGAATATAGCAAAACAGTAATAATAGCAGCTATACCAGTCTTCACATACATGGTGAATAAACTATCGATTATTATAACCGCAAAAAACCATATAGAGCTCTTTTTTATTGATTCCATATTTATCTTTTCCTGTGAATTCATTATGGCTCCAATCTAATTCCATACCATTTGTAATTATCAAATCTGTTGAAAACTACCAAGAGTGAAAAAACGATAATGTTTGAACATTGCTTTTCTGTACATTACGTTATTTCATTTTATTTAGATATTTCAAATAAAGTATTCTTGGAGCTTTTATCTCAATGGCATCCTTGTGCATGAAAACGCTGACATTACCATAAAACTTCGTATTTCGAGATGTTGATGTATAAATAAATTCTCCACTACTTTTATCTGTTGTTTTATCTCCACAACTATAACCTGCTTTATTTAATATGTTTGAAACCATCTCTATTGTCTTTGCTCTATCTAAACTGGTATACAAAACCGATTCTTGCTTTGCTAAATATGAGCCAATTCCTCCCATTCCCAAACATGTGATAAACAGAATAAGCAATATGATACATAGTTCTATAATATGAGGTTTTTGTTTACTAAATATAAGCAAAAGGATGATATAGAAAGTAAATATAGTACCCAATATTTCAAAGTAATAAAGAGAAACCTTTTTAAATGTATCAATATTCATGCTTAATACCTCCTCAAGACTTTTATAATGACTCCATTTATGTCCTTCTCGGTAAATTCATGATGGCTTCTTATTCTAGTCAATTTGCATTTCTATGTAGTTTCTAAATTGTGGTATGGAGTTCTTAACCTTATAAAAATATCTCCTGAAAAGAAATATGCCAATGAGTAAAACAGAGACTGTTATCAAAAGTAATATCACTGTATTCTTTATTCTCGAAATTACATATATTGTTAAAAACTGAGGAAAAAGAAAACCGCTTATATTGTATCCTATATGTACAAAAATAGGCGCAATGACTGTTTGATATTTATAATAAACGTAGCCCAGAATTAATCCAAGAGCGAAAGTATAAATAGACTGGATCGGATTATAATGGGATATTCCAAATATGACTGCCTGTACTAAACATGCCCATATGTATGGCAAAAATCGTTTTAAGACCCGGAATAAAACTCCCCTGTAAAGCAATTCTTCAATAGCAGGCCCAACAAGACATATAAAGGCTGCTCTTCCCCAAAAGCTACCCCCTTCTGTTATTTTAGAAATTTTTTCAGCATACGCAGTCAGCATATGTGCGTTTATTATATATAGTATGTTCAAGGACATCGTAATACTTAAGCCAAAGCCGATTCCTAATAAAATTAAGTATACGGCCGATTTCGTTTTAAATAGCTCTGCAATTTTATCCCTTTTCATTCATTTCCTTCTGTGGCAATACGCTTTTCTTATTGTGATTGTCAGAACTATGTTTGTCCTGCGATTCATAAGTTTAATTGGATTTCTTATCCTTTATATAATTTTTAACCATAATTACACCAGATAAAATTAAAAGGACAAGCCCAATTGGAGCAATGATTATATTTACATAAATGTTATCAGATGGAATACATATTGTCGTCACCAACATTCCGATAAAAAAAATCAGATACCCGTCGGAAAAAGCTTTTTTTAAATTAATCATCCCTTCCTCCAATCAATCATAAAATTGAATATCTTTCAAGGCAAGATGAGCATTACATAAACATAATAACTCTTCAAGTATTGCTATGTCCATTTTTTTCTTTTCTATAATAAGGAATTCTAATTATTACCAAGACTATAAAAAAAATATTGTATATTGTATAAAAACTGTAGTAATATAAAGTTATTTCTTCGCCTATGTTGAAAATTGTAAAAATTCCCGAAACTACAGTAGTCATAAATAAGCTTATAAAAGCGTATATTTTTAATGGTTTATTAAAAAAGGCTACTTTACTCTCTTTATCTGTTTCCATCATATATCATCCTCCCTACTTAAGGTCTTATAACATAAATATAAAAGGTGAACGTATATTTCAAAGTAATAGAGAGATATGATACTATACTTTTATTTTATTTATTCTTTCTAGTCTTTTTATAGGCCTTGGATGTATGTTATGACTTACAATCTGTTTTTTATTCATATTATCAATTATCATTAAAGCCTCAATTAGACAATCTTATTCAATAATATTTCAATATGTTTTCTCCTTATGATTTAATCAACCTACCTGCTGCCTCCAAAGCAATGCATACTGCCCTTCTCTATCCAGCAGTCCCTGATGACTTCCGTCCTCAATGACCTTGCCCTTCTCCATTACATAAATCCTGTCGCACCTTCTAATCGTACTTAACCTGTGGGCTATAATTATCGTCGTCATATCCTTGCTGTAGTCTTCAATTGTATTCTCAATTGCTCTCTCTGTAATAGAATCCAGATTACTGGTAGCTTCATCAAGTATTAATATATCCGGCTTTTTTAAAATTGCCCTAGCTATGGTAAGGCGCTGCCTCTGTCCTCCCGATAAATTGGAGCCGTTCTCCTCCAGTCTCGTTTCATACCTTAAAGGCAGCTCGTTTATAAAATCATGGGCCTGTGCCTTCTTGGAGGCTTCCATTACCTCTTCTGTTGTAACATTCTCCAATCCCAGCGTCAGATTATCCATAATACTTCCGCTGAAAAGAAAGGTTTCCTGGGGTATATAGGCTATTCTCTCCCTCAAGGCTTCCATCTGAATATCCTTGATGTTATAGCCGTTAATTAAAATCTCACCAGTTTCCACTTGATAGAGATTTAATAATAATTTCGATAGTGTTGTCTTACCGGAACCGCTCTCCCCCACCAGTGCTATCTTCTCTCCTTGTCTTATACATATCTGAACTCCCTCCAGAACCGGTCTTCTGGTTCCATAACGAAAAGTAATATTCTTAAATTCTATATCCCCTTTTAAATTCAACGGACTTATCTTCTTATTTTCACCTTCTGTTCTTTCCGGTTCCAGGTCAAGTATTTCACCAAGTCTGTCTGCTGCAACCACAGCTGTCTGCATCTGGGGCTGTAAATTTATTAGATTTTTCACCGGGTCAAGAAAATACGCCAAAAGAGAATTAAAGGCTATTAGCTGCCCGATAGAGATATTTCCTTTGATAACCTGGTAGCCACCCACCCACAGAATGACAATGCCGCCGGTTAATTCGGTGAAACCTACGAGAGAACCTTGGAGATTACTTACCCAACTGAGCCGGAATACACTTTTTAGAAGCCTTATGAACTTCTTTTCTGTTTCCAGTTCTACTTTTCTCTCAGCATTGTAGGCTTTCACTGTCTGAATACCGTTTAAGGATTCGACCATGTAGGAGGTCAGCTGTGCATTGTCTTCCATCTGGGCCTGGTTTAACTTCTTATACCATCTATTAAAACTCAAAACTATTATGAAGTATAAGACAATCACGATAGCAGTTACGCCAAACATATAGGCATTCTGCATATACAGTATTACTCCTCCGGCTACTGCCATCAGAGTATCTATCATAATGGTAAGGGTAGCCCCTGATATGGCATCTCTTACCTTGGAGGCATCGTTAAATCGGGAGATTATCTCTCCCACTTTTCTGGTTCCGAAAAAATTCATGGGAAGCTTCAATACATGTCTGTAGTACCCAAGCAGCAGTGCAATATCAAGCTTCTGACTCAAATACAACATCAAATGAGAACGAAAAGCCGATAAAACCACCTTAAACAGATTTAATAAAATTACTCCGATTGACAATATATGAAGGGTTTTAACCAATCCTGCCGATAACACATCATCCAATAGCACTTTAAAATAAAAGGAACCTAGTATCCCCATGGCCGTTATTAAAAGAGATGCAATAAACACATGGCATAAAAGACGCTTTTGCGGCAAAAGCAGATATAAGAAGCGTTCAAACAACCCCTGGGTCTCATCTCCCTTTTCAAAATTCTGTCCGGGTACCATAAGAATAAGGATTCCCGTCCATTGATAGTGGGGTGCCTTTCCCTCTGCCGCTCCTTCGCCCATAAATTCTCCCGGCGTTAATTTGACGATTCCTTTACCCGGGTCCGCAAGTATAATTTCTTTGGCTGTTATTTTATGTATCACGACATAATGAAGCAGGGTACCATCCACTACCACATGGGCAATACAAGGCAGCGGGAACTCGGAAAAAAGGGCATTCTTATCACCTTTTACCCCTTTCGCACTAAAGCCGAGCTGCTCTGCTGCTTTTATTACACCATAAGCGTTGGTTCCCTGCTTATCTGTACCGGCAACTTCTCTTATCCTTGTAATGGATGTTTTAAAACCATACTGTTTTGAGATGGTCGCCAGACAGGCTGCACCGCAATCTGTCATATCATGTTGTTTGATACAGTAGTATTTACGAAACATAGATTCCTCTTTTGTTAATGGCAAGAAATGCTGTTTATAATTCGTATACATTCCAACCTATTTTTACTTTTTAGCTTTATTCACTGACAAAAATTTACCACTTTTTAGGAGTATGTACAATGCAGATGTGCTATTTGGTAAAAACACCGTGGTAATTGGTTACAGTCTGCATATGTATTATTTATCAAAGTATTTAAAAATATCTTTAAATTCCTGGCATACATTTGTAACAATGACTTTAAAAAAGGCATCTCCCCCCACGGTTTTTTCTAATTCATCTACTTTAAGTTCACATAAATTATCGTTCATCTCAATATTTACTTTTTTCTTATTCATCTTTCTACCTCCTTTTAAGTCGAATCTACCACTTTTTTATCACATCAACAATATAGCCGTGCTATTCGGTAAATAAACCATGCTATTTGGTATGTTATCAGAAAGACTGGTGATAAACATTTTTTTCTAATTAGGATTAAAATAACAATAGGTTTGTGATAAAATAGAACTATACATCGAAACTCGATGATAGTTCTTATGTTACTTAGGAGATATTTTATGAATAGTAATTTTGTTTCTGTAAGCATTGATATTACTTATAATTTATTGGCTTTGTTAGTTTTAGATAAATACTGTGATTATTTTCTGACACGTTCTCAATCAGATAAACTGTATATAAAACGGCTGTATTTTTATATCCCGGTACAAATCTTACTAAGCATTCTATCAATCGATACCGTTATCTTTACTACTTTGCTGTTTGTAAGTTATTTATTGTACATCAACCTTTTTTACATTACAGAATTTAAAAAAGGCCTTCTCTTTGTACTCAAGTTTTTTCTCATTTTTTATGGTTTATCTGGAATTGCTTTTATCGTAATATCTTTTTTTATGGATTTTTTATCAGGCCTGATTGGCTTGTTTGATAATAATTTTTATCAAAACCTTAAAGGAATCATAGTTAATACTCTGGCTTATATAATATCCTGCTTCTATCTGCATCATAAAAAGCTGAAGCACCAACCAGTTAACAATCCCTATAAGAGGTATGTTTATCTAATCTTAGGATTAATTATTTTTGTATTAAGTACTTTTATAATCTATATCTATACTTTAAACTCTTCAAAAGAAGCATTGGAGAATATTGTTACAATCATTTTCCTAATAAATATTCTAATGATTGTACTAATCCTATCCATCTACGAAAAAATCGTTGACTCTCTTCAGGAAGCAGCCCTGAAACAATTACAGCAGCAAAAATATGAACTTGCACAGAGTTATTATGAAGAACTAAGTGAGAAATCCAAGCAACTGGTGTCTCTTCGACATGACTTTAAAAATCATCTGAATATTATTGCAGGGCGCTTGGAGCAAAAGGATTATACAGAGGCTCTTTCCTATCTGGAAAGGATTACAGCTGTTACGAAATCTGCCGGAGATTTGATTATTACGAATAATGCTACTGTCTCTGCTATTCTTCAATCAAAAAAAGTAGAGTGTGAAAGAAAAGGCATAGGGTTTACTTATACCGCTGCCTTTGAGAAAATATATAAATTAACAGATATGGATTTTACGATAATACTTGGCAATATACTGGATAATGCCATTGAAGCACAGGAAGAGGTGAGGGCAGGTAAATACCTAGCCGTTTCCATCACACAGGCAGATACCTATCTTGTTATCCAGTGTGAAAACCCCTATCTGGCAAGTCCTATGAAGAAGAACGGACGCCTGGTAACCTCTAAAAAAGATAGCGAATTTCATGGGGTAGGGCTATTAAACGTCTCTGATGTATGCGAAAGGTACGGCGGTGACTTCCATTATACCTATGATAATTCCATCTTTACGGTCAGAATTATGCTTCCTAATTATTAGAATGTCTGCTCCTGGAGCTTTACATATATCCTATTCATAAATCGTTCCTTGATGTCCTTATAATACTTTCTGCTGACCGGTACTTCTATGTAGTCTGCTAAGACTATGGTGTTCTTACCGACTTCCTGTATCATGTCAAAGTTCACAATATAACCTTGGTGAACATAGCAGAATTTATTAACGTCCAATTTCTCGTATAATTGGGACAGTGTCTCATAGCAGGCATATTCATTATCTCCGGTGCGGATAATACTTGTATTGCGTTTCTTTTCTATATATTTTATCTTCGTTATTTCGATGTATACATCTGTGTTTTTAATTTTAACTTCCAGATATCTCTTTCTGGCACTGATTTGGTCTCTCTTAAAGTCAATGGCTGCCGTAGCAAGGGACATAACTTTCTTAAGCTTTGTATAATCCACCGGCTTTACCAGGTAATTAAGAGCATTTACCTCAAAAGCCCCCAGCGCATAATTATCAAAGCTGGTTGCAAATATGATTATGACATCCTCGTCCTTTTTTCTAATCTCTCTAGCGGTCTCCATACCGGATAACCCACCCATTTCAATGTCCAGCACCAGGATATGAAAAATGGTTTCCTCATACTGAGACAGCAATTTTTCTCCGCTGCTGAATCTGCATATATCCAGCTTGTTTCCGCTTTCATTTTCATAGGTCTTTAACAAATTGCTCAGTTCATCCTGATAATAGATTTCATCATCGCATATGGCGATTCGATATTGACTTAGCATATCCCTTATCCTTTTCATTATGGAGTTTCTTTCAAATGGTATCTCTTTATGACTATATTTTAATAGGAAGCTGAAACCAAATCAACCCCTGTATGCTATTCTGCATAAAAACAGTGGTATTTAGCCAAATAATGAAACCGCTCCATATAAAAAGATGCTCACTTAGTGAAACTGCGAGCATCTTTCTTATAAACTTACCTATTCTTATAAAACATATTATTATTAACTTACCTATATGAACCAGGCCCAAAACTTTGCTGATTACCTATCGGGAAAAGCTGACTCTTTGGTATTTATCTTAGTTGTTAAAGATACAATTTGTCTCTTTTCCGAAGCACTTCGAACAGGATATACACTTTGCCGGTGTCCTATCTCCGCTCAACCAGCGGTTAACCAGCTCCGGCTCTCGTATAAATGGCCGGCAAAGGGATATATATTCTATGTTCGTTTTTGCTATTACCTCTTCTATCTTGGTAAAATCCCGGTTTCCGCCTACTAATATAACCGGAATATCAATTTCTTCTGCAATTTGTGCAGCATACTGTTTGAAATAGGATTCCGTTTCAGGAGTGATTTTTCTAATAGTCCCCTCATTCACCCTCGCTGATGGAATACCGCCGCTGATTTCAATCGCTGTTACCCCGGTATCCTGCAGCATTTTACAGACATGTCTGCAATCTTCAAAGGTAAGCCCGCCTTCCATGAAGTCATCACAATTGACTTTCACAAGCACCGGATATTCTTCTCCTACTACTGCTCTTACCCGCTGTATGGTTTCCACTACAGCTCTTGCTCTGTTTTCTATGGTACCGCCGTATTCATCGGTTCTTCGATTGTAATAAGGGGTAAGAAATCTGCTCAGAAGATATCCATGAGCAACATGGATTTGCACTCCGTCAAACCCTGCCTTTTTTGCTCTAGCGGCTCCATTGGCAAAAGCCTCCTCCATCTTATGAATATCTTCTATGGTCATTTCTTTTGGTACTGTCTGATATACCAGATCAGTTACTTCACTTGGACCCCATAATTCACCCTCTAAGGTACTTTTATTCTGTGCCCCGTTGCACACAAGCTGTACTATGATATTTGTATCATAGCTATGGATAATATCAGTCAAATTCTTATATTCTTCAATAAAAGAGTCGTCATAAATTCCCATTTGACCAGGAACTAACTTTTCTGCATCTGTAACATTTGTTAATCCGGTTATAATAGTGCCAACTCCGCCTTTTGCAAGGTTTTCATAGAGTTGAAGCAACTTTTGTGTGGTATGTCCTTTTTCATCTGCTCTTCCGTCATGGGTTGCCGAGCGGATTATTCTGTTTTTCATCCGCATACCTGATAGTTCAGTGGTATCAAATAATGTTCTCATTTAGTCGCTCCTTTAATAGATATTTATTGTATAATCCATTGATATACATAGGTTGAGTTCCTGCTCTTGTTCTCTTTTTCATTCAATTATATTTTGGAATTCATATTATATGTATATGCATATATTATTCGTTTCATCTATAATTGTCAAGCAGTTTTTCTTGAAAACACTATCCATCGTAACCAGCAGCAAAAAGTAATTAGCTTCTATCTCCAAGTGCAACTAAGATCTGATTCGTCCTTTTTTCCAGATAATTTTCAATATAATCATGCTCTTCGTCATTAACAACAAAAAAGTTTGCATAGTAATTGGGATCAGGGTTTCCGCCCACACCCCCATAATATTTTATCCCATCGATTATCACAACATAATCATTATACCAGGATGAAAACACAGTCCCAAGTGGCCTATCCGGCTTCCCATTAAATCCAAGAAACTCACAGACTTTTCCTTGCTCTCTTAAATACTTAATAAATCCGATAATCGGTTCTTCCATTGGATTTTTAAAATATTTATCCGGTATGATAATATCAATTTTATTATCAGATGTCATGAAACTCCTCCTCATAAGACTATACTGCACTCCAAATCCATGGTATTATTATACAGTAAATATTTAACTATAAGCAATACCTTTCTTAAACACGGCAGCTAAAATCGTTATAAAAAATAATGAATGTCAATACTAATAATGTCTTGCAAATGATTAAAATTAATTATACATTTATAAGAGAACAGGTTGAAAGCTCAGACTTTTTCAATTATGCTTTACCAATATACAATGAATGATTAGGTATTCACGAAAGGAGTTATTATGGGTATATCCATGCACAGAATAGAAATACCAACTATTATGGAGGTCGACAGTAACAGACTTGTACATGTGGGTTCCTATATTGAGAGGGCCGGAATCTCGAATGTTGCAGTTTTTTTTGGTGAGGGAATAAGGGATCTCTTCGGAGAAGTTATCCTGGATTCTATTCAAAAAAAGCCCTCCCTCAACCTGCTGAATACTTATGATTATGATGATATCCGCCTGGAAAGCCTGATATCAATAGCCTTTACCCTTCCCAAAAATATTGATGCTATTATAGGCGTCGGAGGCGGTAAGGTATTAGATGCTTCCAAATACATTGCTTTTCTCAATAATGTACATTTTATAAGTATTCCTACTTCCACCTCTAATGACGGCTTCTCCAGTTCAGGGTGTTCGCTGATTATAGACGGGAAGAGAACATCCGTACAAGCAGCCATGCCCTTTGGATTAATCGTCGATCTTGATGTTATAAAAAATGCCCCGGCAAAATTTATATACTCCGGTCTGGGTGATATCGTATCAAAGATTACTGCTATTTATGACTGGTATTTTGAAGAGCATAATCACAAAGCGAAGGTAGACGATTTTGCTGCAATGCTTGCCCGAAAGTCCGTCAACAGTATTGTACGTATGCCTTATACCGATATTACCGAAAAGTATTTCTTAAAGGAAATGGTGGACTCTCTGACTATGAGCGGAATCTCCATGGAAATAGCCGGCAGCAGCGCACCTGCCAGCGGAAGTGAACATCTCATCTCCCATGCCCTCGATAAAGTTGTAGCTTTTCCTCAGCTCCACGGAATCCAAGTTGGCGTTGCCACCTATCTGATGAGTTTAGTCCAAGAGCACCGGTATGAGAGAATAGAGAAATTCCTAAGCGAAACAGGCTTTTTTGATTACGTTGAAACATTGGGTATGAAGGCTGATGATTTTGAAGAGGCAATTGATTTTGCACCATCTATTAAAGTAAACAGACATACCTTTATCCATGTGGAAGAGAATCGTCTGAAAGCTAAAATGCTTCTAAGAGAAAATGACATACTACGAAGGGT
It includes:
- a CDS encoding NADH:flavin oxidoreductase; the encoded protein is MRTLFDTTELSGMRMKNRIIRSATHDGRADEKGHTTQKLLQLYENLAKGGVGTIITGLTNVTDAEKLVPGQMGIYDDSFIEEYKNLTDIIHSYDTNIIVQLVCNGAQNKSTLEGELWGPSEVTDLVYQTVPKEMTIEDIHKMEEAFANGAARAKKAGFDGVQIHVAHGYLLSRFLTPYYNRRTDEYGGTIENRARAVVETIQRVRAVVGEEYPVLVKVNCDDFMEGGLTFEDCRHVCKMLQDTGVTAIEISGGIPSARVNEGTIRKITPETESYFKQYAAQIAEEIDIPVILVGGNRDFTKIEEVIAKTNIEYISLCRPFIREPELVNRWLSGDRTPAKCISCSKCFGKETNCIFNN
- a CDS encoding iron-containing alcohol dehydrogenase family protein, whose translation is MGISMHRIEIPTIMEVDSNRLVHVGSYIERAGISNVAVFFGEGIRDLFGEVILDSIQKKPSLNLLNTYDYDDIRLESLISIAFTLPKNIDAIIGVGGGKVLDASKYIAFLNNVHFISIPTSTSNDGFSSSGCSLIIDGKRTSVQAAMPFGLIVDLDVIKNAPAKFIYSGLGDIVSKITAIYDWYFEEHNHKAKVDDFAAMLARKSVNSIVRMPYTDITEKYFLKEMVDSLTMSGISMEIAGSSAPASGSEHLISHALDKVVAFPQLHGIQVGVATYLMSLVQEHRYERIEKFLSETGFFDYVETLGMKADDFEEAIDFAPSIKVNRHTFIHVEENRLKAKMLLRENDILRRVLK